One Salvia splendens isolate huo1 chromosome 22, SspV2, whole genome shotgun sequence DNA segment encodes these proteins:
- the LOC121787368 gene encoding uncharacterized protein LOC121787368 isoform X1, producing the protein MTSFLCWTLSPDEKKSSPTLHFLWNMRPKRSFNAEKEGSVIKHQLVTHLMLGIALRAVLDTLRKPEDSKMIFFGTKALEQFVDRLIGWPQYRNHILHFVAFIERALNKILASHTEPDVGHSVYTDHRLGLIQSSDPHMEVLSIVSYLPVK; encoded by the exons AT GACTAGCTTCCTGTGTTGGACTCTAAGCCCAGATGAAAAAAAGAGTAGCCCAACGCTACATTTTCTCT GGAATATGCGTCCTAAAAGGAGTTTTAATGCAGAAAAGGAAG GATCAGTCATTAAGCATCAGCTTGTTACTCACCTTATGCTGGGCATTGCTTTACGAGCTGTTTTAGATACTTTGAGGAAGCCTGAAGATTCAAAA ATGATTTTCTTTGGGACTAAGGCATTGGAGCAGTTTGTGGACCGTCTCATTGGGTGGCCACAGTACCGCAATCATATCCTGCACTTTGTAGCATTTATAGAGAGGGCACTTAATAAGATTTTAGCTTCTCATACTGAACCTGATGTTGGCCATAGTGTCTATACTGATCACCGACTTGGACTTATTCAATCTTCTGATCCACATATGGAGGTATTAAGCATAGTAAGTTATCTTCCTGTTAAGTAG
- the LOC121787368 gene encoding nodulin homeobox-like isoform X2 codes for MSLNITTAAESVSYLDEVASNTATQDIAKFVGLEVLALLKNLFNAPSEASYPKGQLELNAMRLADVFSDDSNFRSFIMINFELGKEWTEQLASYIGLSNQMKCVYLVYSVWICL; via the exons ATGTCTTTGAATATTACAACTGCTG CTGAAAGTGTATCCTACCTAGATGAGGTGGCCAGCAACACAGCAACTCAGGATATAGCAAAGTTTGTTGGACTCGAG GTTCTTGCGTTGCTAAAAAATTTGTTTAATGCTCCCTCTGAGGCAAGCTACCCGAAGGGGCAACTGGAACTTAATGCAATGCGCTTGGCAGATGTCTTCTCAGATGATTCAAATTTTAGGTCATTCATCATGATAAACTTT GAGCTTGGAAAGGAGTGGACAGAACAACTAGCTTCCTATATTGGACTCTCAAACCAAATGAAATGCGTGTATTTGGTGTATAGTGTGTGGATCTGTTTATAG
- the LOC121787370 gene encoding nodulin homeobox-like, whose protein sequence is MSLNITTAAESVSYLDEVASNTATQDIAKFVGLEVLALLKNLFNAPSEASYPKGQLELNAMRLADVFSDDSNFRSFIMINFELGKEWTEQLASYIGLSNQMKCVYLVYSVWICL, encoded by the exons ATGTCTTTGAATATTACAACTGCTG CTGAAAGTGTATCCTACCTAGATGAGGTGGCCAGCAACACAGCAACTCAGGATATAGCAAAGTTTGTTGGACTCGAG GTTCTTGCGTTGCTAAAAAATTTGTTTAATGCTCCCTCTGAGGCAAGCTATCCGAAGGGGCAACTGGAACTTAATGCAATGCGCTTGGCAGATGTCTTCTCAGATGATTCAAATTTTAGGTCATTCATCATGATAAACTTT GAGCTTGGAAAGGAGTGGACAGAACAACTAGCTTCCTATATTGGACTCTCAAACCAAATGAAATGCGTGTATTTGGTGTATAGTGTGTGGATCTGTTTATAG